Below is a window of Fulvitalea axinellae DNA.
GGAAAAAGCGGTTGGGATTGGAAACAGAACAGCCTTATCAATATCGACCGTGGCCAGAAGACGGTTACTTACAATCCCGACTATGCGGTAATGGCTCTGTTTGGCAAGTATATGGAGCCGGGCATGCGACGAATCGCCTCTTACGCTCACGAAACGGTGATCACTCTAAAGAAGGAAAATACTGTTCATGTTTTTGTGAAAAACGAATCGGGAAAGGCGAAACGCTATACGCTGAAAGTTAAGGGCGGGGATTCTGCGGAAGCCACGGTTCCTCCGCATTCTATGGCCGTGATTGTATTGAAATAGCGCCCGAGCGTCGTAAAAGCTCCTATTTCCGCAACAATCCGGCGGAAACGAAAATTCAACTAAGGAAGAACCGCCGGTATTAAGTACTAAGCGCTTGCTAATACTTAACATCCAAGACCTATTGGATAGCGTAGGCATTTCCGGTTTCTGTTAATCTGCTAGATATTTTAATATGGAAAAACCAAAAGCCACTAACAACCACGCCTACGTAATTCGGCTGACCCTGATCGCCACGCTTGGCGGGTTGCTTTTCGGCTACGACACGGCCGTGATATCGGGAACGGTCAGTTCCTTGGAGCATTTCTTTATACAACCCTTCGGCCTTAGCGAGTCGGACGCCAATTCTTTGCTCGGTCAGGTGATTTCGAGCGCTTTGATCGGTTGTGTAATCGGCGGTTTGTCCGGCGGGTGGATCAGCGAAAAGCTCGGCCGGCGCAACGGCCTTATGCTCGCGGCCGCGCTCTTTTTAGTTTCGGCGGTCGGATCTTCCATGCCCGAATTGTTCTTTGAGCCGTCGAAAGAGGGCGCCCATCTTTTCGTCAACCATTTCGTGTTTTACAGAATCGTCGGGGGAATTGGCGTGGGCTTGGCCTCCATGCTCTCGCCTATGTATATCGCCGAGATGGCGCCTTCGGATATCCGCGGTAAGCTGGTTTCCTGGAATCAGTTCGCCATCGTGATGGGTATGCTGATCGTGTATTTTGTCAATTACGCCATCTCCCGCCAAGGCGACGACCAATGGCTGAATACCGTAGGCTGGCGCTATATGTTCGCTTCCGAGATAATACCGGCCACGGTTTTCCTAATAGGCCTGTGTTTTGTACCCCGTACGCCACGCTTTTTGGTTTTGAAAGAAAAACACCAAGAGGCCAGGGGCGTATTGGACCGGATCAGCCCCGCCTTCGCCGAGCAAACTTTAAAGGAAATCACCGGCTCCATGAACCAAAAATCGGCCAAGATCATGTCTTACGGTGTCGGCGTTTTGGTAATCGGAATTCTGCTGTCCGCCTTCCAACAGTTTGTGGGCATCAATGTGGTTTTGTACTACGCCCCCGAGATTTTCAAGAATATGGGCATGGGCACTGACGCCGCCCTGTTCCAAACCATTATCGTGGGCGGAATCAATATGCTGTTCACCATTCTGGCCATCTACACCGTCGATAAATGGGGACGCAAACCGCTCCAAATCGCCGGGGCCGTGGGCATGGCCGTCTGTATGATCGCGCTGGGATTTTCCTTTTTCCTCCAGAGCGCCGGTCTGTTCGCCCTGATCTGTATGCTGGGTTATATCGCCTGTTTCGCCATGAGTTGGGGACCGGTTACTTGGGTATTGCTGTCGGAGATATTTCCCAACAGTATCCGGGGAAAAGCCATGGCCGTAGCCGTGGCGGCGCAGTGGATTTCCAACTATCTGGTCTCTTGGACCTTCCCCATTATGGACAAAAGCACCTACCTCAACGGCCTGTTCCACCACGGATTCGCCTATTGGATCTACGGCGTAATGGCAATTATAGCCTCGGTATTTGTCTGGAAATTCGTGCCCGAAACAAAAGGCAAGACATTGGAGGAAATGGAAAATTTATGGGAGAATAATAAAGGGTAGAAAGACAACAATTGGTCTGTACAGACAGGGCATGCCCTGTCTCAGCGCCCCGTTTTACACACCCGGATTTTCAACAAAACAATCTGATTTCCATCAACAATATTTTCAAATCAACAGCCTGAAACCCTTTTATCCGGCTACCTGATTACGCAACCAAATTTTTAGAAAGATGATCTTTTTGAAAAGCTACATAAAAGGAGCCTTAGCGCTATGCGCGCTCACGGCGTCCGCCACGCTGACGTGGGCCCAGAAACCGGCCGATATCTCGTGGATAGATTTCAACCTGAACGATAAGAAAGAAGTCTACGAAAACCCCGAATCCTCGCCTAGACAAAGGGCCGTGGACTTGGTGGAGCGGATGACTTTCGCCGAAAAAGTATCGCAACTGATCGATAAGGCCGCGCCGATAAGCCGTTTGGGCGTGCCCGAATACAACTGGTGGAACGAATGCCTGCACGGCGTGGCCCGCAACGGCAAAGCCACCTCCTTTCCGCAGGCTATCGGCTTGGCCGCCACTTGGAATACCGACCTGATACTGGAAGTGGCCGAGGTGATCAGTACCGAGGCCCGGGCCAAGCACCACAAGAACCTCTCGGAAGGAAAAACGGGACGCTACCAAGGCCTGACGATGTGGACGCCCAATATCAATATCTTCCGCGATCCGCGCTGGGGCCGTGGGCAGGAGACCTACGGCGAAGACCCCTACCTCACTTCCCGCATGGGCGTGGCCTTTGTAAAAGGCCTGCAAGGCGAAGGGCGCGACTACCTGAAAGTGGTGGCCACGCCGAAACACTTCGCCGTACATAGCGGGCCGGAGCCGGACCGCCACCATTTCGACGCCTATTGCAATCCGAAGGACCTTTGGGAGACGTATCTGCCCGCCTTTGAGGCGACGGTAAAGGAAGGCAAGGCCTTCTCGGTAATGTCGGCCTATAACCGCTACTTGGGCGAATCGGCGACGGCCAGTCCGTTCTTGCTTCAGGAAATATTGCGTGACAAATGGGGCTTCGAAGGCTATGTGGTATCGGACTGTGGCGCCGTGGACGATATCCACCGCAGGCACAAATTGGTACCGACGGCGGAAGAGGCCTCGGCCATGGCGCTGAAAAGCGGATGCGACCTGAACTGCGGTTCGCTTTACGCCAATCTGGTAAAGGCTAAAGAGCGCGGATTGGTCAATGAGCGGGATGTGGACACTGCTTTGGTAAGGCTCTTCGAGGCCCGTTTCCGCCTAGGCATGTTTGATCCGCAAGACCGCTTTGTGGCCGAATACCCTTACCAGCTTGTGGAATCGGAAGAACATAGAAAGCTCGCCCGCAAAACCGCCCAAGAGTCGATAGTATTGTTGAAAAACAAAGGCAATACGCTTCCCCTGAAAAAGAACCTCCCG
It encodes the following:
- the xylE gene encoding D-xylose transporter XylE, encoding MEKPKATNNHAYVIRLTLIATLGGLLFGYDTAVISGTVSSLEHFFIQPFGLSESDANSLLGQVISSALIGCVIGGLSGGWISEKLGRRNGLMLAAALFLVSAVGSSMPELFFEPSKEGAHLFVNHFVFYRIVGGIGVGLASMLSPMYIAEMAPSDIRGKLVSWNQFAIVMGMLIVYFVNYAISRQGDDQWLNTVGWRYMFASEIIPATVFLIGLCFVPRTPRFLVLKEKHQEARGVLDRISPAFAEQTLKEITGSMNQKSAKIMSYGVGVLVIGILLSAFQQFVGINVVLYYAPEIFKNMGMGTDAALFQTIIVGGINMLFTILAIYTVDKWGRKPLQIAGAVGMAVCMIALGFSFFLQSAGLFALICMLGYIACFAMSWGPVTWVLLSEIFPNSIRGKAMAVAVAAQWISNYLVSWTFPIMDKSTYLNGLFHHGFAYWIYGVMAIIASVFVWKFVPETKGKTLEEMENLWENNKG
- a CDS encoding glycoside hydrolase family 3 C-terminal domain-containing protein, with product MIFLKSYIKGALALCALTASATLTWAQKPADISWIDFNLNDKKEVYENPESSPRQRAVDLVERMTFAEKVSQLIDKAAPISRLGVPEYNWWNECLHGVARNGKATSFPQAIGLAATWNTDLILEVAEVISTEARAKHHKNLSEGKTGRYQGLTMWTPNINIFRDPRWGRGQETYGEDPYLTSRMGVAFVKGLQGEGRDYLKVVATPKHFAVHSGPEPDRHHFDAYCNPKDLWETYLPAFEATVKEGKAFSVMSAYNRYLGESATASPFLLQEILRDKWGFEGYVVSDCGAVDDIHRRHKLVPTAEEASAMALKSGCDLNCGSLYANLVKAKERGLVNERDVDTALVRLFEARFRLGMFDPQDRFVAEYPYQLVESEEHRKLARKTAQESIVLLKNKGNTLPLKKNLPKIAVLGPNADDDIYQLGNYNGMPEHRVTVLDGIRNHVGPKTEVFYSVATGLSSTETEGALDEKQLNEIRTADAIVFVGGISPRLEGEEMKVNVEGFNMGDRTNMKMPEAQLQTLKKLKATGKPVILVLTSGSAMSINWCEENLDGIMQAWYPGQEGGNAVADVLFGDYNPSGKLPVTFYKSVKDLPPFEDYHMDGRTYRYFHKEPLYPFGYGKSYTQFGYAKPKAKSKIKAGDQLEVSVQIKNTGQRDGQEVVQLYVKDLEASVAVPLKSLRKFRKAHLKKGESRTVNFTLAPKDFELIDRDGEPRLEKGKFEIIVGTDSASENKTEVEIK